The following are encoded together in the Humulus lupulus chromosome 5, drHumLupu1.1, whole genome shotgun sequence genome:
- the LOC133778889 gene encoding uncharacterized protein LOC133778889: MANLLCLMIIPFLLFLKTCNAYSNPHCSPSSCDNIITITSPFRLNTDPKECGYPIYELSCENNLTLLYFNSVKYFVHSINYANYTIRIVDSNLNKTNCSSLPNNYLEEDSYNGFRFYSYSFERRYLKLTKNIVFLECANPVNSSDYIDTAHCNIGATLASQHSKTKTTADHVSSSSYYYYVVDGLFHVSDLASSCRPVLRTLVSNQTVVNGRNTSFVDIHNQLTDGFEISWLESDFKNGNNECYFDYSNKMRCYASTTADAILSRIGTFIFLLVDALCTY; the protein is encoded by the exons ATGGCAAACCTTCTTTGTCTCATGATCATCCCCTTCTTATTGTTTCTTAAAACTTGCAATGCATATTCAAATCCTCATTGCTCACCTTCTTCTTGTGATAATATCATCACCATAACCAGTCCTTTCCGACTTAATACTGATCCAAAAGAGTGTGGTTACCCAATTTATGAGCTTTCTTGCGAGAACAATCTTACTTTGTTATACTTCAACTCTGTCAAGTACTTCGTCCACTCAATCAATTATGCCAATTACACAATTCGAATTGTGGACTCTAACCTTAACAAAACCAATTGCTCCTCTCTCCCAAATAACTATCTGGAAGAAGATTCGTACAATGGTTTCAGATTTTACAGTTACTCGTtcgaaagaagatatttgaaactAACAAAGAATATAGTATTCTTGGAATGTGCAAATCCTGTAAATTCCTCTGATTATATAGACACCGCTCACTGCAATATTGGTGCTACTTTAGCCTCCCAACATTCCAAAACCAAAACTACTGCTGATCATGTTTCTTcgtcttcttattattattatgtggtCGATGGTCTGTTTCACGTTTCTGATTTGGCGAGCTCGTGCCGCCCGGTGCTAAGGACCTTGGTATCGAATCAGACAGTTGTGAACGGAAGGAATACTTCTTTTGTGGATATTCACAACCAGCTTACAGATGGCTTTGAGATTTCATGGTTGGAATCAGACTTCAAAAATGGAAATAATGAATGCTACTTCGATTATTCCAACAAGATGCGATGTTATG CTTCGACGACGGCTGATGCAATATTATCAC GGATTGGCACTTTCATATTCCTTTTAGTGGATGCGCTTTGTACGTATTAA